The following coding sequences lie in one Lolium perenne isolate Kyuss_39 chromosome 2, Kyuss_2.0, whole genome shotgun sequence genomic window:
- the LOC127331865 gene encoding uncharacterized protein, with the protein MAGGDSSSMAVVAADREADERLWKNEEPQQVDQDQEQDKGMNPLDPRFSEYDPKKREYIYTRYSYRRGRDINLDLDEESPVGPMAYTDKVFPERFFLPNTMNVVSVKIVSSDYGYPLHVYGTIIVRDSIDRKCIYMFRRGKDNCQLISSKDDSLILTGPKRGLMFCDWIFFEIDLKVKDVHGMKVKDERLSKGLMEVDGVMRLPYPTERKVQMETLVSMHSILDLSFIFIRKAVEGTVEVRILDGPAGFHGKIYARTTNVPCDIMLHDSKVNGMLTASDKGVVQMVRSVVGVSVDEMLRLIVAAAALDGDELSVCTVEFTPRRNGYNIEEIACGNYKILLKVTWSMVCF; encoded by the exons ATGGCGGGCGGCGATTCTTCGTCCATGGCGGTCGTCGCAGCAGACAGGGAGGCGGATGAGCGACTGTGGAAGAATGAGGAGCCACAGCAGGTGGATCAGGACCAGGAGCAGGATAAGGGGATGAACCCTCTGGACCCGAGATTCAGCGAGTACGACCCCAAGAAGCGGGAATACATCTACACCCGCTACTCCTATCGCAGAGGACGCGACATCAACCTTGACCTCGACGAGGAAT CACCTGTTGGTCCAATGGCATATACAGACAAAGTCTTCCCTGAGCGTTTCTTCCTGCCTAACACCATGAATGTTGTCTCAGTCAAGATTGTGTCCTCTGACTATGGCTACCCACTCCATGTCTATGGTACAATCATAGTCAGGGACAGTATTGATCGCAAATGCATCTATATGTTCCGACGTGGCAAGGACAATTGCCAGCTCATCAGCTCAAAG GACGATTCATTGATTTTGACTGGCCCAAAGAGAGGATTAATGTTCTGTGATTGGATATTCTTCGAAATTGATCTAAAGGTCAAGGACGTGCATGGGATGAAGGTCAAGGATGAAAGGCTCAGTAAAGGCTTGATGGAGGTGGATGGTGTCATGAGGCTACCATATCCAACCGAGCGTAAGGTTCAAATGGAAACACTTGTCAGCATGCACAGCATATTGGATCTGAGCTTCATATTTATTAGGAAAGCTGTGGAGGGCACTGTTGAGGTCAGGATCCTTGACGGACCTGCTGGTTTTCATGGGAAAATCTATGCCCGCACTACAAACGTTCCATGTGACATTATGCTACATGATAGTAAAGTGAATGGAATGCTTACTGCTAGCGATAAAGGAGTTGTGCAAATGGTGCGCAGCGTAGTAGGGGTCTCTGTGGATGAGATGCTGCGGTTGATTGTAGCTGCTGCTGCCCTGGATGGTGATGAGTTATCTGTCTGCACTGTTGAGTTTACGCCAAGGCGCAACGGTTACAACATAGAGGAAATCGCATGTGGTAACTATAAGATACTACTGAAGGTCACTTGGTCGATGGTTTGTTTCTGA
- the LOC127331866 gene encoding uncharacterized protein gives METHAELGSDGRHPAPTNPPGMEEPRADSAAAFPSLPGPDALPAPNQGTSAGTRKRKAPATATEKAVRKPRKRQVEEPIQMPVYYGRREDFHSVRGEDLIEDISELYANKICEHIVGELPLQPQSMSLVDLQLWVFKLFRLHPETQDLKIKGFLKQRKTDPYDEEEPGWYMEYWPWDSCDFFCDKSWRSFANKLKRKRNVTQRFMLYVQSSEIRHYDILLKAVNDDYSQLVTVVLPGTESLSGSRFGFHCLVEDLTMSAQEIAAKLTGHISPAEAWRAKQVALERKFGTFYDSHNFAPRLLKEIARKNPGCFVDIKDAEVAGCKDFRVLQSMFWAFAQCLEAFRTCRPVLCIKSMPLCGKYQGVLLTAVALDANDFTIPVACAIVEADTKESWLWFLRNLEQAVVHQSDICIIHDYKRELIDAVEVLPSSRQPLWCRAESRWCMEDLAENFFAYFGDKNLVMMFKKLCQQNRRHKFSKIWTDLDEVTSKYMTEKEHGASRKMQQESVEDDVAELEAENPCNQPDPVENVKEGDHANDNNRKITKFSDWIHLKPKEKWSLAYDSDGARYGIMGSDIADVYKNDPILKGITCLPISAIVEVTFLRLAEYFKNASAAANKAIGNPSINFPERVQADMNVKMQKAEMHKTFQKYTDYENVIGGEDDLAFTVKGRKREVTVHLKSENTLWMNKSEGSTIRKTATCTCNKPQLLHKPCSHVIAICCEIGVSTATYMSPYYCLPYLVCTWRPKFNKFPHNYKDVAPGFFRDNIPTWIPDKRLECCLPVWLLSDSVQTAVVEEEQQGSTEDGSVE, from the exons ATGGAAACCCACGCCGAGCTCGGCTCCGACGGCCGCCACCCTGCTCCGACGAACCCGCCGGGGATGGAGGAACCACGCGCCGACTCCGCCGCTGCATTCCCCTCCCTCCCCGGCCCCGATGCGCTACCCGCCCCCAACCAG GGTACATCCGCCGGCACGAGGAAGCGCAAGGCCCCGGCGACGGCGACTGAGAAGGCAGTGAGGAAGCCTCGCAAGCGGCAG GTAGAAGAACCGATTCAGATGCCTGTGTACTATGGGCGTAGAGAAGATTTCCACAGCGTGCGTGGCGAAGATTTAATTGAAGATATCTCAGAACTTTATGCAAACAAAATATGTGAGCACATAGTCGGCGAGCTGCCGCTGCAGCCACAGTCTATGTCATTGGTGGATCTACAGCTCTGGGTCTTCAAGCTATTTCGGCTCCACCCAGAAACACAAGATCTCAAAATTAAGGGGTTCCTCAAACAACGAAAAACTGACCCGTATGACGAGGAAGAACCGGGCTGGTATATGGAGTACTGGCCGTGGGACAGTTGTGATTTTTTTTGCGAcaaatcctggagatcatttgccAATAAGttgaagagaaaaagaaatgtgACGCAGAGGTTCATGTTGTATGTGCAATCCTCTGAGATCAGGCACTACGACATCTTGCTCAAGGCAGTAAATGATGATTATTCTCAGCTGGTGACGGTTGTGTTGCCTGGGACAGAAAGCCTGTCAGGTAGTcgtttcggcttccactgcctggTGGAAGACCTGACAATGTCAGCTCAGGAAATTGCAGCTAAGCTCACTGGTCACATTAGTCCTGCTGAGGCGTGGAGGGCAAAACAGGTTGCTCTGGAGAGGAAATTTGGTACCTTTTATGATTCACACAACTTTGCCCCAAGGTTACTGAAGGAAATAGCGCGTAAGAACCCTGGCTGTTTTGTTGACATAAAGGATGCAGAGGTTGCAGGGTGTAAGGATTTTCGGGTCCTCCAGAGTATGTTTTGGGCATTTGCACAGTGCTTAGAGGCCTTCCGTACTTGTCGCCCTGTGCTATGCATTAAGAGCATGCCACTATGCGGGAAATATCAAGGGGTGCTGTTGACGGCTGTAGCATTAGATGCTAATGATTTCACCATTCCAGTAGCATGTGCTATCGTTGAGGCTGATACCAAGGAAAGCTGGCTGTGGTTTCTTAGGAATTTGGAGCAAGCAGTGGTGCATCAGTCTGATATTTGCATTATACACGACTACAAAAGGGAGTTGATTGATGCCGTGGAGGTCCTTCCGAGTTCTCGTCAACCACTGTGGTGTAGAGCAGAAAGCCGGTGGTGCATGGAAGACCTTGCTGAGAACTTCTTTGCATATTTTGGCGACAAGAACCTGGTGATGATGTTCAAAAAACTTTGTCAGCAGAATCGACGTCATAAGTTCAGTAAAATCTGGACGGACCTAGACGAAGTGACGTCCAAATATATGACGGAGAAAGAACATGGTGCTAGTAGGAAAATGCAGCAAGAATCAGTCGAGGATGATGTGGCAGAGCTTGAAGCAGAAAACCCATGCAACCAACCTGATCCAGTGGAGAATGTGAAGGAAGGAGATCATGCCAATGACAACAACAGAAAAATAACAAAGTTCTCTGACTGGATCCATCTGAAACCAAAGGAGAAGTGGTCACTGGCATATGACAGCGATGGAGCAAGATATGGCATCATGGGCAGTGATATAGCTGATGTATACAAGAACGACCCTATATTGAAAGGGATAACATGCCTTCCGATCAGTGCGATAGTGGAGGTGACATTTTTGCGCTTGGCAGAGTACTTCAAAAACGCAAGTGCTGCAGCAAACAAAGCGATCGGCAACCCATCAATCAACTTCCCTGAACGTGTCCAGGCTGACATGAATGTCAAAATGCAGAAAGCCGAGATGCATAAAACCTTTCAGAAGTACACCGATTATGAAAATGTTATTGGTGGGGAAGATGATCTGGCATTTACAGTTAAGGGAAGGAAGAGGGAGGTTACTGTCCACCTGAAGTCGGAGAATACCCTCTGGATGAATAAGTCTGAAGGATCCACAATTCGAAAAACTGCCACATGTACATGTAACAAGCCGCAGCTGCTTCACAAGCCTTGCTCTCATGTCATCGCCATCTGTTGTGAGATTGGGGTTAGCACTGCTACATACATGTCCCCATACTACTGCTTGCCTTATCTAGTTTGCACCTGGAGGCCAAAATTCAATAAGTTCCCGCACAACTACAAAGATGTTGCACCAGGCTTCTTCAGAGATAATATACCGACTTGGATCCCAGACAAAAGATTGGAGTGTTGTCTTCCTGTTTGGCTGTTGTCGGACAGCGTACAAACTGCCGTGGTCGAGGAAGAGCAACAGGGCAGTACTGAAGATGGCTCAGTTGAATAG
- the LOC127331864 gene encoding uncharacterized protein isoform X1 produces the protein MAMASSASCCFSRSSHGRLHPLRSHLRNTTTSIPARLPLLGLRLVPRPAQSRNPHRISSSPAPAPEAADDEEHSAEREEQVDRDERYGFEMEVRKLPGKKNRRVVRARVRVGAPLEAVWATLTDYEGLADFITGLSECRLLRQDAAFARLYQVGEQDLALGFKFNARGTIDCYEGEMEVLQAGARRREIAFNMVEGDFKVFEGKWSVEEVNDVIDEGAPVSVGHEFQTTLSYVVELEPKLWVPVRLLEGRICKEIKANLVCIREEAERIQRLQGECHVLSVIT, from the exons ATGGCCATGGCGTCGTCCGCCTCCTGCTGCTTCTCCCGCTCCTCCCATGGCCGCCTCCACCCCCTCCGCTCCCACCTCCGGAACACCACCACCAGTATCCCCGCGCGCCTCCCCCTCCTCGGCCTACGCCTCGTCCCCCGCCCCGCCCAGTCCCGGAACCCCCACCGGATCTCCTCCTCGCCCGCGCCGGCGCCCGAAGCCGCCGACGACGAAGAGCACAGCGCCGAAAGAGAGGAGCAGGTGGACCGGGACGAGCGATACGGGTTCGAGATGGAGGTCCGTAAGCTGCCGGGGAAGAAGAACCGGCGCGTCGTGCGCGCGCGGGTGCGCGTCGGCGCGCCGCTGGAGGCCGTCTGGGCCACGCTCACCGACTACGAGGGCCTCGCGGACTTCATCACGGGCCTCTCCGagtgccgcctcctccgccaggaCGCCGCCTTCGCCCGCCTCTACCAG GTCGGGGAGCAGGATCTGGCGCTCGGGTTCAAGTTCAACGCCAGGGGCACCATAGACTGCTACGAGGGGGAGATGGAGGTGCTCCAGGCCGGGGCGCGGAGGCGGGAGATCGCATTCAACATGGTCGAGGGCGATTTCAAGGTCTTCGAGGGTAAATGGTCTGTTGAGGAG GTCAATGATGTTATTGATGAAGGCGCTCCGGTTTCAGTGGGCCATGAATTTCAGACTACACTTTCTTATGTGGTAGAGCTGGAGCCTAAGCTCTGGGTTCCAGTTAGGCTACTGGAAGGAAGGATTTGCAAAGAGATCAAAGCCAACCTTGTTTGTATCAGAGAAGAAGCGGAGAGGATCCAAAGATTACAGGGCGAG TGTCATGTATTGTCAGTGATAACTTAG
- the LOC127331864 gene encoding uncharacterized protein isoform X2 gives MAMASSASCCFSRSSHGRLHPLRSHLRNTTTSIPARLPLLGLRLVPRPAQSRNPHRISSSPAPAPEAADDEEHSAEREEQVDRDERYGFEMEVRKLPGKKNRRVVRARVRVGAPLEAVWATLTDYEGLADFITGLSECRLLRQDAAFARLYQVGEQDLALGFKFNARGTIDCYEGEMEVLQAGARRREIAFNMVEGDFKVFEGKWSVEEVNDVIDEGAPVSVGHEFQTTLSYVVELEPKLWVPVRLLEGRICKEIKANLVCIREEAERIQRLQGE, from the exons ATGGCCATGGCGTCGTCCGCCTCCTGCTGCTTCTCCCGCTCCTCCCATGGCCGCCTCCACCCCCTCCGCTCCCACCTCCGGAACACCACCACCAGTATCCCCGCGCGCCTCCCCCTCCTCGGCCTACGCCTCGTCCCCCGCCCCGCCCAGTCCCGGAACCCCCACCGGATCTCCTCCTCGCCCGCGCCGGCGCCCGAAGCCGCCGACGACGAAGAGCACAGCGCCGAAAGAGAGGAGCAGGTGGACCGGGACGAGCGATACGGGTTCGAGATGGAGGTCCGTAAGCTGCCGGGGAAGAAGAACCGGCGCGTCGTGCGCGCGCGGGTGCGCGTCGGCGCGCCGCTGGAGGCCGTCTGGGCCACGCTCACCGACTACGAGGGCCTCGCGGACTTCATCACGGGCCTCTCCGagtgccgcctcctccgccaggaCGCCGCCTTCGCCCGCCTCTACCAG GTCGGGGAGCAGGATCTGGCGCTCGGGTTCAAGTTCAACGCCAGGGGCACCATAGACTGCTACGAGGGGGAGATGGAGGTGCTCCAGGCCGGGGCGCGGAGGCGGGAGATCGCATTCAACATGGTCGAGGGCGATTTCAAGGTCTTCGAGGGTAAATGGTCTGTTGAGGAG GTCAATGATGTTATTGATGAAGGCGCTCCGGTTTCAGTGGGCCATGAATTTCAGACTACACTTTCTTATGTGGTAGAGCTGGAGCCTAAGCTCTGGGTTCCAGTTAGGCTACTGGAAGGAAGGATTTGCAAAGAGATCAAAGCCAACCTTGTTTGTATCAGAGAAGAAGCGGAGAGGATCCAAAGATTACAGGGCGAG TGA